A stretch of the Engraulis encrasicolus isolate BLACKSEA-1 chromosome 19, IST_EnEncr_1.0, whole genome shotgun sequence genome encodes the following:
- the ivd gene encoding isovaleryl-CoA dehydrogenase, mitochondrial, with protein sequence MFAARRALCLGFKLSRVPRRGCVGAIPVDDIVNGLTDDQIQLRETVQKFCAEKLAPYADEIDKANEFKGIRQFWKDMGDMGLLGITAPVEVGGTGLGYLDHVIVMEEMSRVSAAIALSYGAHSNLCINQMVRHANPAQTEKYMPKLLSGEHFGALAMSEPNAGSDVVSMKLKAEKKGDYYILNGGKFWITNGPDADVLIVYAKTEPSAAARGITAFIIEKGMPGFSTAQKLDKLGMRGSNTCELIFEDCKVPEANILGPLNKGVYVLMSGLDLERLVLAAGPVGIMQAVLDHAIPYMHIREAFGQRIGEFQLMQGKMADMYTRLSSCRQYVYNVARACDRGHFSAKDCAGVILYCAENATQVALDGIQCLGGNGYINDYPMGRFLRDAKLYEIGAGTSEVRRLIIGRAFNTMFK encoded by the exons ATGTTCGCTGCAAGAAGAGCTCTGTGTTTAGGTTTTAAACTGTCAAGGGTACCTCGACGTGGATGTGTCGGTGCCATTCCAGTGGATGATATTGTGAATGGACTTACTGATGACCAAATACAG TTGCGAGAGACAGTCCAGAAGTTCTGTGCAGAGAAACTGGCCCCCTATGCAGATGAAATTGACAAAGCCAATGAGTTCAAAGGCATTCGG CAATTTTGGAAGGATATGGGAGACATGGGACTTCTCGGAATAACCGCTCCTG TGGAGGTTGGGGGCACCGGATTGGGCTACCTGGATCATGTGATCGTGATGGAGGAAATGTCCCGGGTGTCAGCAGCCATCGCCCTCAGCTACGGTGCCCATTCCAACCTCTGTATTAATCAGATGGTGCGCCATGCCAACCCTGCACAGACGGAGAAGTACATGCCCAAG ttgCTGTCAGGAGAGCATTTCGGAGCCTTGGCCATGAGCGAGCCCAATGCTGGCTCCGACGTGGTGTCCATGAAACTGAAAGCAGAGAAAAAAG GTGACTACTACATTCTGAACGGCGGCAAGTTCTGGATCACAAACGGACCAGACGCTGATGTTCTCATCGTCTACGCCAAGACGGAACCCTCGGCAGCAGCCCGCGGCATCACTGCTTTCATTattgagaag GGCATGCCAGggttcagcacagcacagaagcTGGACAAGCTGGGCATGCGTGGCTCTAACACGTGTGAGCTCATTTTTGAGGACTGCAAAGTtcctg agGCGAACATCTTGGGCCCTTTGAACAAAGGTGTATATGTGCTGATGAGTGGCCTGGATTTGGAAAGGCTTGTACTGGCAGCTGGTCCTGTTGG TATCATGCAGGCAGTGTTGGACCATGCTATTCCATATATGCATATACGAGAGGCCTTCGGACAGAGAATCGGTGAATTTCAG CTGATGCAAGGCAAGATGGCTGACATGTACACGCGGCTCAGCTCGTGTCGGCAGTACGTCTACAACGTGGCCCGTGCATGTGACAGAGGACATTTCAGCGCAAAG GACTGTGCTGGGGTCATCTTGTACTGTGCCGAGAATGCCACGCAAGTTGCCCTGGATGGAATTCAGTGTTTAG GTGGTAACGGTTACATCAACGACTACCCCATGGGCCGCTTCCTCAGGGACGCCAAGCTGTACGAGATCGGGGCCGGGACCAGCGAGGTGCGACGCCTCATCATCGGACGAGCCTTCAACACCATGTTCAAATAG